A single Tuberibacillus sp. Marseille-P3662 DNA region contains:
- the dapA gene encoding 4-hydroxy-tetrahydrodipicolinate synthase: protein MNFGNVLTAMVTPFDQDGNIDYGKTENLINHLIANGTDALVVAGTTGESPTLSKEEKLSLLQFVMKTVKKRIPVIAGTGSNNTQASIELTKQAETIGVDGIMLVTPYYNKPSQEGMFQHFKTVAEATTLPVMLYNIPGRSAVGMTAETIIRLSQINNIVSVKEASGDLDQMTKIIHETDASFTLYSGEDSLTLPTLAIGGDGIISVASHVIGNDMQEMVRSYLRGEPQNAAAIHQSILPIMKSLFMAPSPAPVKEALKLSGVDVGSVRLPLMPLDQEEKQSLEHTLHFVTHNVAG, encoded by the coding sequence ATGAATTTTGGTAACGTTCTAACTGCCATGGTCACACCTTTTGACCAAGATGGCAACATCGATTACGGAAAAACTGAAAATCTGATCAACCATTTAATTGCCAATGGGACAGATGCGCTGGTTGTCGCTGGCACCACCGGCGAATCGCCAACGCTCTCGAAAGAAGAAAAACTTTCTTTATTACAGTTCGTCATGAAAACGGTGAAGAAACGTATTCCAGTGATTGCTGGTACAGGTTCTAACAACACTCAAGCTTCTATAGAGCTGACGAAGCAGGCTGAAACCATCGGGGTTGACGGCATTATGCTCGTCACACCCTATTACAACAAACCGTCTCAAGAAGGTATGTTCCAGCATTTTAAAACCGTTGCTGAAGCCACAACGCTGCCGGTGATGCTCTATAACATTCCTGGTCGGAGTGCTGTCGGCATGACCGCTGAGACAATCATCCGCCTATCGCAGATTAACAATATTGTCTCCGTTAAAGAGGCTAGCGGCGATCTTGATCAAATGACTAAGATTATTCATGAGACCGATGCCTCATTCACTCTATATAGCGGAGAGGACAGCCTGACACTTCCGACGCTTGCCATTGGCGGAGACGGTATCATCTCGGTGGCTTCACATGTTATCGGCAATGATATGCAGGAAATGGTTCGCAGCTATCTGCGTGGTGAACCGCAAAACGCGGCTGCCATCCACCAGAGCATACTGCCGATCATGAAGTCGCTATTTATGGCACCAAGTCCGGCCCCTGTTAAAGAAGCACTTAAACTTTCAGGTGTGGATGTTGGATCGGTTCGGCTGCCACTAATGCCATTAGATCAAGAAGAAAAACAATCACTTGAGCACACGTTGCATTTCGTTACCCATAACGTGGCAGGTTAA
- a CDS encoding DMT family transporter, with product MNKGLIYGLLLCLMMVWGFNVIAIKVLVDYFSPITIQAFRILTAGIVVLGVLLAKNEFRKLNKKETGYIALIALTGVFAHHSLLATGLSQTTASNGGLILGLVPLTTSIFAMLFLGDRLTPLRLLGIVLGFVGVAFVVLNGSGGIGSASLGDLFVLLAVLSQATSFVFIKKVTQTLDARLITGIMLVSGSILLFLVGRQIEPAGLETFGTAPGWIWLIFLGSAVLATGLGHMLFNNAIQHLGAGETAIFNNLVPFFSLIGSYVFLGEIIHFGQIFGFIFIMAGVILGTGVIEHRRHFEEINAKKINHH from the coding sequence GTGAACAAGGGATTGATTTACGGTCTGTTACTATGTTTGATGATGGTTTGGGGCTTTAACGTGATCGCCATTAAAGTTTTGGTTGATTATTTTTCACCAATAACTATACAGGCGTTTCGAATCTTAACTGCCGGAATCGTCGTTTTGGGTGTCCTTCTCGCGAAAAACGAGTTCAGAAAATTGAACAAAAAAGAAACTGGATATATTGCATTGATTGCCTTAACGGGTGTATTCGCCCATCATTCTCTTTTGGCGACTGGCCTCTCACAAACAACCGCATCTAATGGCGGGCTGATTTTAGGATTAGTACCGTTAACAACCTCTATATTTGCTATGTTGTTTCTCGGTGATCGGCTCACCCCTTTACGCTTGCTTGGTATTGTTCTGGGGTTTGTGGGCGTCGCCTTTGTCGTCCTTAATGGCAGCGGGGGAATTGGGAGTGCGTCACTAGGCGATCTATTCGTTCTTTTAGCTGTTTTGTCTCAGGCCACAAGTTTCGTTTTTATTAAGAAGGTCACACAAACACTGGACGCTCGTCTTATTACTGGCATAATGCTCGTAAGCGGATCGATCCTCCTCTTTCTCGTTGGCAGACAAATTGAGCCAGCAGGACTCGAGACGTTCGGTACAGCGCCTGGATGGATTTGGCTGATTTTTCTAGGTTCTGCTGTTCTAGCTACTGGGCTTGGTCACATGCTGTTTAATAACGCGATTCAACATCTTGGCGCTGGGGAAACAGCGATTTTCAATAATCTTGTCCCGTTCTTCTCACTCATTGGCTCCTACGTATTTTTAGGAGAAATCATTCACTTTGGTCAAATTTTTGGGTTCATTTTTATCATGGCAGGCGTCATTCTCGGAACTGGCGTTATTGAACACCGGAGACATTTTGAAGAAATCAACGCAAAGAAAATTAATCATCACTAA
- a CDS encoding MarR family winged helix-turn-helix transcriptional regulator produces the protein MDMMKLSNHLCFSIYSLSREINKMYRPFLDELNLTYTQYLVLLVLWERETSSIKSLGEALYLDSGTLTPLLKRMADRNLVNRKRAADDERKVYISLTEEGQELKEKATEIPVKLIEKSGLTKEELTTALSDFSGLLDKIQDANSK, from the coding sequence ATGGATATGATGAAGCTAAGCAACCACCTCTGTTTTTCCATATATTCACTATCAAGAGAAATTAATAAAATGTATCGACCGTTTCTAGACGAACTTAATTTAACCTACACCCAGTATCTCGTTTTACTTGTATTATGGGAAAGAGAAACGTCTTCCATCAAATCGTTGGGTGAAGCTCTTTATCTTGATTCTGGCACATTGACCCCCTTGCTGAAACGGATGGCTGATCGGAATTTGGTCAATCGAAAGCGAGCGGCTGACGATGAACGAAAAGTGTATATTTCACTAACAGAAGAAGGACAAGAACTGAAGGAAAAGGCAACAGAAATCCCTGTCAAACTTATCGAAAAGAGCGGCCTGACTAAAGAAGAACTGACAACAGCCCTTTCCGATTTCTCAGGGTTGCTGGACAAGATCCAAGACGCTAATTCGAAGTAG
- a CDS encoding FadR/GntR family transcriptional regulator yields MVYKQIRTRKIYEEVADELLDMIKRGDLSPGAKLDSVEQLAENFNVGRSAIREALSALRAMGILKMHQGEGTYIREFDPKTLSSSVLTAVLMNKKDVKDLLQVRKILEKGSVSLAAEHATEADLKPIFAALEAMKHANGDEELGEKADLDFHMAIVRASENRFLVDLMDSVSETMVAAMRETRRVWLYSKETTLDRLYEEHRQIYEAIKQGQPDEAETLMMSHLTEVENILLKYLPNAANTV; encoded by the coding sequence TTGGTATATAAGCAAATTCGGACCCGAAAGATCTACGAGGAAGTCGCAGATGAACTATTAGATATGATAAAAAGAGGCGATTTATCACCAGGTGCCAAACTTGATTCTGTTGAGCAGCTTGCGGAAAATTTCAATGTTGGCCGCTCGGCAATCCGTGAAGCTTTAAGTGCGCTGCGGGCGATGGGCATTTTAAAGATGCATCAAGGCGAAGGGACGTATATTCGTGAATTTGATCCAAAAACCTTGTCATCATCCGTTTTAACAGCTGTGCTGATGAATAAAAAGGATGTCAAAGATTTGCTGCAAGTAAGAAAGATCCTTGAAAAAGGAAGTGTGTCATTAGCGGCTGAACATGCTACAGAAGCCGATCTGAAGCCCATTTTTGCAGCATTAGAAGCGATGAAACACGCGAACGGTGATGAAGAACTTGGTGAAAAAGCGGATTTGGACTTTCATATGGCCATCGTAAGGGCCTCAGAGAACCGGTTTTTAGTTGACCTTATGGATAGTGTTTCAGAAACGATGGTTGCGGCGATGCGTGAGACAAGACGTGTTTGGCTCTATTCTAAAGAAACAACGCTTGATCGGCTCTATGAAGAACATAGACAAATTTATGAGGCGATTAAACAAGGACAACCGGATGAAGCTGAAACTTTAATGATGTCCCATCTGACTGAGGTTGAGAACATTCTTTTAAAATATTTACCTAATGCAGCAAATACAGTATGA
- a CDS encoding SDR family NAD(P)-dependent oxidoreductase: protein MNQALVLGASGGMGYSIVQELTSRGIPVKAFARTKHKLERLFGEDPNVTTISGDVFQLEDLRKAASGVDVIFHSVNIPYARWEKELAQLMNNIVDAAKSESAKLAIVDNIYAYGRSPGQIVNEMSPKNPHTKKGNIRLEVERLVKRSGVPALFAHFPDFFGPKAERTILNVTLKNVVRNNKASFVGSQKVAKEFIFTPDGAKAIVNLSLNDHAYGQNWNIPGYGVITGEELIQTIRSLTNYTKRVSTINKSMIRLLGLFNSDMREVVELFYLNEEPVILNGEKYEKWVGPLPRTSYEDGLRCTLEDMYGEKT, encoded by the coding sequence ATGAATCAAGCGTTAGTATTAGGAGCTTCAGGGGGAATGGGGTATTCAATTGTTCAAGAACTAACTAGCAGAGGTATACCCGTCAAAGCCTTTGCGCGAACGAAGCATAAACTAGAAAGGTTATTTGGTGAGGATCCAAATGTGACTACAATATCAGGTGATGTGTTTCAACTAGAGGATTTACGAAAGGCGGCTTCTGGAGTTGATGTGATCTTTCATTCGGTAAACATACCGTATGCCCGGTGGGAAAAGGAACTAGCTCAATTGATGAATAATATTGTTGATGCGGCAAAAAGTGAGTCTGCTAAACTCGCCATTGTTGATAATATTTACGCTTATGGGAGGAGTCCAGGTCAGATAGTAAATGAGATGAGTCCAAAGAATCCTCATACTAAAAAAGGGAACATTCGTCTTGAGGTTGAAAGATTAGTAAAACGTTCCGGTGTTCCGGCACTGTTTGCTCATTTTCCGGATTTCTTTGGTCCAAAAGCGGAGAGAACCATTTTGAATGTAACACTTAAAAACGTTGTGAGAAATAATAAGGCAAGTTTTGTGGGAAGCCAAAAAGTAGCCAAAGAATTCATTTTCACCCCGGATGGTGCAAAGGCCATCGTTAATTTATCTTTAAATGATCATGCTTATGGACAGAATTGGAATATTCCCGGATATGGTGTCATTACAGGTGAGGAACTTATTCAAACGATTCGGTCTCTCACAAATTACACTAAGCGGGTTTCAACGATTAATAAAAGCATGATTAGGCTACTAGGTCTATTTAACTCAGATATGCGGGAAGTGGTCGAGTTATTTTATCTGAACGAAGAACCCGTTATCTTAAATGGAGAAAAATACGAAAAATGGGTGGGGCCATTGCCACGTACGTCATATGAAGACGGACTGAGATGTACTTTGGAGGATATGTATGGTGAAAAAACTTAA
- a CDS encoding cysteine hydrolase family protein, whose protein sequence is MTTLNTVKTAFVLIDVQKESEFGIHGVNAVVDNAKLLIDECRKVGIPIIYTRHMNRKDTIGLSNEEPLTKDGQPVFYNDGTAAVDIIDKIKPEQHDIVIDKYRWSSFYDTSLDLILKSMGIEHLIMGGLVTDGCLMTSVFDAYFRDYQVNLVKDICGATNEGAQMASILIMANWVYDLAVYDTSEIIKKLSGQSYRSWESPYPDQLQFTPENMRQVFDKLNQ, encoded by the coding sequence GTGACAACACTGAACACAGTTAAAACAGCATTCGTATTAATTGATGTGCAAAAGGAAAGTGAATTCGGCATTCATGGCGTGAATGCCGTTGTAGACAACGCTAAGCTATTAATTGATGAATGTCGGAAAGTGGGTATTCCCATCATATACACCCGCCACATGAACCGCAAGGATACCATTGGTCTATCCAACGAAGAACCTCTAACTAAAGATGGCCAACCTGTCTTTTATAATGATGGCACGGCCGCAGTCGATATTATTGATAAAATCAAACCTGAACAACACGATATTGTCATTGATAAATATCGCTGGAGCAGTTTTTACGATACCAGTTTAGACTTGATCCTTAAAAGCATGGGCATCGAACATTTAATCATGGGTGGATTGGTTACAGACGGTTGTTTAATGACGTCCGTATTTGATGCGTATTTCCGTGATTATCAAGTCAATTTAGTTAAAGATATCTGCGGAGCTACAAATGAAGGCGCACAAATGGCCTCCATTTTAATTATGGCTAATTGGGTCTATGACCTCGCCGTTTACGATACATCTGAGATAATCAAGAAGCTCTCTGGCCAATCGTATAGAAGTTGGGAATCGCCCTATCCCGATCAATTACAATTCACACCGGAAAACATGCGCCAAGTATTTGATAAATTAAACCAATAA
- a CDS encoding nuclease-related domain-containing protein produces MIHKKLDIPLRVYKDQALLRRLPLNHDKRSDIEEDQKSRESGYRGEHQLQYYLQELPDKDFHIFNDLRLPTTSNTSFQIDSLVISSHLAVIIEVKHMSGTLFFDNTFNQLIQTKSKKERAYLNPLAQVRRQKHLLERLMQSNQVHLPIDYLVVSSNAHAILKAKPENQEGFQKVIRVEQVLEKILSLHHIHPKPMLTLSNMNKIMTLLLNKHNPVDTNILKTYSIDVNNIICGVQCPACKKYSMTRKFGEWYCSICQCVSKKAHKQALLDYFLLFGSKITNRQCRDFLHLTSRKVAWQLLKDLNLPSDGENRTTFYTLSFDKLYDAGSND; encoded by the coding sequence TTGATTCACAAAAAATTAGACATTCCACTTAGAGTTTACAAGGATCAAGCATTGCTAAGACGGTTGCCTCTTAATCATGATAAGAGGTCTGATATTGAAGAAGACCAGAAAAGTCGAGAATCAGGTTATAGAGGTGAACATCAGTTACAATATTATTTGCAAGAACTTCCGGACAAAGATTTCCACATTTTTAACGACCTCCGGTTGCCAACGACCAGCAACACTTCATTTCAGATCGATAGTTTAGTCATTTCTTCCCATTTAGCTGTGATCATTGAAGTAAAACATATGTCTGGTACTTTGTTTTTTGATAACACCTTTAACCAACTCATACAAACTAAGTCAAAAAAAGAAAGAGCCTACCTCAATCCCCTGGCACAAGTAAGAAGACAAAAGCACCTTCTTGAAAGGCTAATGCAATCGAATCAAGTACACCTACCAATAGATTACCTCGTTGTAAGCAGCAATGCCCATGCCATATTAAAAGCAAAACCTGAAAATCAAGAAGGCTTTCAAAAAGTCATACGTGTTGAACAAGTGCTTGAGAAAATCCTCTCCCTGCATCATATACATCCTAAGCCAATGCTTACACTGTCTAATATGAACAAAATTATGACTCTGTTGCTTAATAAACATAATCCTGTTGATACGAATATTCTCAAAACCTATTCAATTGATGTCAATAATATTATCTGTGGTGTGCAATGTCCAGCTTGTAAGAAATATTCAATGACACGGAAATTTGGCGAATGGTACTGTTCCATATGTCAATGTGTCTCAAAAAAAGCACATAAGCAAGCGCTGCTAGATTACTTTTTGCTTTTTGGTTCTAAAATAACGAATCGTCAATGTCGTGATTTTCTTCATCTCACCTCACGAAAAGTCGCATGGCAGTTATTAAAGGATTTGAATTTACCCTCAGATGGTGAAAATAGAACCACTTTCTACACACTGTCCTTTGACAAGTTATATGATGCAGGGTCAAATGATTAA
- the ilvD gene encoding dihydroxy-acid dehydratase, translated as MEKDLRVRSQVFDDQKRAPNRAMLRAVGVTDEDFKKPMIGIGSTWSEVTPCNIHLDDLAKSAKQGAKDAGGVPLVFNTITVSDGISMGTEGMRFSLPSREVIGDSIETVTEAENMDAFVAIGACDKNIPGCMIAVARSEVPALFVYGGSIAPGFRDGEKLDIVSVFEGVGKHNNGDISDDELKGIECHACPGAGSCGGMYTANTMASAVEAMGMSLPGSSSHPAESKDKRIDCNQAGEAAYHLLEKGIYPKDIMTKKAFENAITVVMALGGSTNAILHLLAIAHSANVDLSIDDFDRIQKQVPHIADLKPSGRYVMEDLYHIGGVPAVMKYLYEAGYLHGDCLTVTGKTIAENLEEASALPEDQNIILPLDKPYRTTGPLVVLKGNLAPRGAVAKVSGLKVKRHTGPARVFDTEEEATDAVINNKINEGDVLVIRYEGPKGGPGMPEMLSISSILVGKGLGEKVALLTDGRFSGGTHGLVVGHIAPEAQVGGPIALLKEGDEVTIDSDLQEITMAVTEDELDERRKHWTAPKLYAKGALGKYAHNVSCSSKGAVTDDFEQQPEVETVPKR; from the coding sequence ATGGAAAAAGATTTACGTGTTCGCAGTCAAGTTTTCGATGACCAGAAGAGAGCTCCTAATCGGGCGATGCTTCGTGCCGTTGGGGTGACCGATGAGGACTTTAAAAAGCCGATGATTGGCATTGGCAGTACATGGAGTGAAGTGACGCCATGTAATATCCACTTAGATGATTTAGCGAAGAGTGCGAAGCAAGGGGCTAAGGATGCCGGCGGGGTTCCGCTTGTTTTTAACACGATTACGGTATCTGATGGGATTTCTATGGGGACAGAAGGCATGCGGTTTTCGTTACCTAGCCGGGAAGTCATCGGTGACTCTATCGAAACTGTAACTGAGGCTGAAAATATGGATGCCTTTGTTGCGATCGGTGCATGCGACAAAAATATTCCTGGGTGTATGATTGCGGTTGCGCGATCAGAAGTTCCTGCTTTGTTTGTCTATGGCGGCTCGATTGCCCCAGGGTTTCGTGACGGCGAAAAACTAGATATTGTCTCGGTTTTTGAAGGTGTCGGCAAACATAATAACGGTGATATCAGTGACGATGAACTTAAGGGCATTGAGTGTCATGCCTGTCCTGGAGCCGGTTCTTGCGGCGGCATGTATACAGCAAATACCATGGCGTCCGCTGTAGAAGCGATGGGGATGAGTTTGCCGGGGAGTTCGTCTCACCCTGCTGAATCTAAAGATAAACGAATAGATTGTAATCAAGCTGGTGAAGCGGCTTATCATCTATTAGAAAAAGGCATCTATCCAAAGGACATTATGACGAAGAAGGCTTTTGAGAATGCTATTACCGTTGTGATGGCTTTAGGCGGATCTACCAATGCGATTCTCCATTTATTGGCGATTGCGCATTCCGCTAATGTCGATTTAAGTATTGATGACTTTGACCGGATTCAAAAGCAAGTGCCGCATATTGCCGATTTGAAACCAAGCGGTAGATATGTAATGGAAGATTTATATCATATCGGCGGAGTTCCTGCTGTCATGAAATACCTTTATGAAGCCGGCTATCTTCATGGAGATTGCTTGACGGTTACAGGTAAGACGATTGCTGAAAACCTTGAGGAAGCGTCCGCTTTGCCGGAAGATCAGAATATTATTCTACCTTTAGACAAACCTTATCGAACAACTGGCCCACTCGTTGTTTTAAAAGGAAATTTAGCGCCAAGAGGGGCTGTGGCTAAAGTATCGGGTCTTAAAGTCAAACGCCATACGGGGCCGGCTCGCGTATTTGATACAGAAGAGGAAGCGACAGATGCTGTGATCAATAATAAGATTAACGAAGGCGATGTCCTCGTTATTCGTTATGAAGGTCCTAAAGGCGGACCGGGGATGCCGGAGATGTTATCTATTTCATCGATTCTTGTAGGGAAAGGGCTTGGCGAGAAAGTCGCGCTATTGACAGACGGTCGATTCTCGGGCGGCACGCACGGGTTAGTCGTTGGTCATATCGCGCCCGAAGCACAAGTCGGCGGGCCGATTGCCTTACTCAAAGAAGGTGATGAGGTGACTATCGATTCGGATCTACAGGAAATTACAATGGCTGTAACAGAAGACGAATTAGATGAGCGCCGCAAACATTGGACAGCACCTAAGCTGTATGCCAAAGGTGCCCTTGGAAAATATGCGCATAATGTGTCCTGTTCATCAAAAGGCGCCGTCACAGACGATTTTGAACAACAACCTGAAGTAGAAACTGTTCCAAAGAGGTAA
- a CDS encoding NADP-dependent oxidoreductase: MTESMENQQILLAARPNGMPTEETFEFREVPIADPKAGEVLVRTLYLSVDPYMRGRMSDAKSYVEPFQVNEVIPGGIVGEVVQSESDHLKVGDKVIGMLGWQKYNTVEATTVRQVDETIAPLSAYLSVLGMTGLTAYFGLLDIGQPKAGETVVVSGAAGAVGMVVGQIAKIKGARVVGIAGSEKKTTFLEQELGFDATINYKTTDNMEQALDEACPNGVDVYFDNVGGPISDAVMNRLNDFARIPVCGAISSYNKTDDDLGPRIQPKLIKSHAMIKGFVVQDYADRFKEGTQDLGKWLSEGRIKYEETIVEGFDNVPQAFLGLFKGENLGKQLVKVSEPSE, translated from the coding sequence ATGACAGAGAGCATGGAAAATCAACAAATTTTACTTGCGGCCCGTCCAAACGGGATGCCGACCGAGGAAACCTTTGAATTTAGAGAGGTTCCTATCGCTGATCCGAAAGCTGGTGAAGTGCTCGTCCGCACTTTATATCTTTCAGTTGATCCATATATGAGGGGGAGAATGAGTGATGCGAAATCCTATGTCGAGCCTTTCCAAGTCAATGAAGTTATTCCCGGTGGTATTGTCGGAGAAGTTGTTCAATCGGAATCCGATCACTTAAAAGTAGGGGATAAAGTCATTGGGATGCTAGGCTGGCAGAAATACAATACTGTCGAAGCAACAACTGTACGTCAAGTTGATGAAACGATTGCTCCTTTATCGGCTTATTTAAGTGTCCTTGGGATGACTGGACTGACAGCGTATTTTGGTTTGCTTGATATTGGTCAGCCGAAAGCAGGCGAAACGGTTGTCGTTTCCGGTGCAGCTGGTGCTGTTGGAATGGTTGTTGGTCAGATAGCAAAGATAAAGGGTGCCCGCGTTGTTGGGATTGCCGGATCGGAAAAGAAAACGACATTCCTTGAGCAAGAACTCGGATTTGATGCGACGATCAATTATAAAACAACTGACAACATGGAGCAGGCGCTTGATGAAGCATGTCCGAATGGTGTTGATGTTTATTTTGATAATGTCGGCGGTCCAATATCTGATGCGGTTATGAATAGATTGAATGACTTTGCGCGTATTCCCGTATGTGGTGCGATTTCATCATATAACAAGACAGACGATGATTTAGGACCCAGAATCCAACCGAAACTTATTAAAAGCCATGCCATGATCAAAGGATTCGTGGTTCAAGATTATGCTGATCGTTTTAAAGAAGGCACACAGGATCTCGGTAAATGGTTATCTGAAGGTAGAATCAAATACGAAGAAACGATTGTTGAAGGTTTTGATAATGTTCCGCAGGCTTTTCTAGGGTTATTTAAAGGTGAAAATCTCGGAAAACAATTGGTCAAAGTAAGTGAACCTTCAGAATAA
- a CDS encoding NAD(P)H-quinone oxidoreductase translates to MKAILVEDEFKQLYIGDTEQPTISASDLLVKVKATALNRADLMQKQGNYPPPKGASPILGLEMSGVIEETGENVQGWRKGDRVFGLLPGGGYAEYVTIPADMAMPIPDSLSFEEAAAIPEVFLTAYLNMFQLGGLGKNQSVLIHAGASGVGTAAIQLAREAGARSIVTAGTDEKRDFCLSLGAETAIDYKAGPFESKVKEATHGTGVNLILDFIGAPYWEQNIRSLGVDGRLVLIGVMGGAKVSDVDLSQLLFKRIQVIGTALRSRTVEQKIDLTRRFSEFALPLFNQGRLQPVIDSVWSWKEVNEAHQYMEQNKNAGKIVLQVQ, encoded by the coding sequence ATGAAAGCGATTCTTGTAGAAGACGAATTCAAACAACTATATATAGGTGACACCGAGCAACCGACAATATCGGCTTCAGACTTGCTTGTTAAAGTCAAAGCAACGGCACTGAATCGCGCCGATCTAATGCAAAAGCAGGGGAACTATCCACCCCCAAAAGGAGCATCACCGATCCTGGGCCTTGAGATGAGCGGTGTCATTGAAGAGACTGGTGAAAATGTCCAAGGTTGGAGAAAAGGTGATCGGGTATTTGGGTTGCTGCCCGGTGGCGGTTACGCCGAATATGTGACGATTCCTGCGGATATGGCGATGCCCATACCAGATTCACTTTCCTTTGAGGAAGCAGCGGCGATTCCAGAAGTGTTTTTGACCGCTTATTTAAATATGTTCCAACTGGGCGGCTTAGGCAAAAACCAAAGCGTGTTAATTCATGCTGGTGCCAGCGGCGTTGGTACCGCAGCTATTCAACTGGCTCGTGAAGCTGGAGCGAGATCCATTGTGACTGCAGGAACAGATGAAAAAAGGGATTTTTGTCTATCGCTTGGTGCTGAAACAGCGATTGATTATAAAGCAGGACCGTTTGAATCAAAGGTGAAAGAGGCAACCCATGGAACAGGTGTTAATCTCATTCTTGATTTCATTGGTGCTCCGTACTGGGAACAAAATATCCGGTCACTTGGCGTTGACGGAAGGTTGGTTTTGATCGGTGTCATGGGCGGTGCCAAAGTTAGCGATGTCGATTTAAGTCAATTGCTTTTTAAAAGAATCCAAGTGATTGGAACCGCTCTTCGATCGAGAACAGTTGAACAAAAGATTGATCTCACCCGACGCTTTTCTGAATTTGCATTGCCGCTATTTAATCAAGGTCGTTTGCAGCCTGTGATTGATTCGGTTTGGAGCTGGAAAGAGGTCAACGAAGCCCATCAATACATGGAACAGAACAAGAATGCAGGAAAAATCGTTCTGCAGGTTCAATAA
- a CDS encoding glycine betaine ABC transporter substrate-binding protein, with protein MWRKTKLLALAAIFMLSIALSACGSNDSKNNDTANSDSKDHLGQKELTLPYVSWASATASNNVMKVVLENAGYDVTLKSINSGAMYTSLANGEADASVCIWLPHTDAKYWNQYKDKLVHLGPNIEGAPLGLAVPTYMEDINSIKDLAKNTNSIGEKLDWTITGIEPGAGQMTVTKNEVMPKYGLDKWELQSSSSPAMASALSQAIEDKKPIVVTLWSPHWAFSKFDLKYLKDPKNLYGDPDNINTIVRKGLKDDAPAAYKILNQFKWSKDQIGKVMVMINNGMDPAKAAKKWVNHHQDMVNKWTKGVK; from the coding sequence ATGTGGAGAAAAACAAAACTTCTTGCCTTAGCCGCGATTTTCATGCTGTCGATCGCTCTATCAGCGTGTGGGAGCAATGATAGCAAAAACAATGATACCGCAAATAGTGACAGCAAAGATCATCTCGGCCAAAAGGAATTAACCCTTCCTTACGTTTCATGGGCATCAGCTACGGCTAGTAATAACGTGATGAAAGTGGTCCTTGAAAATGCGGGTTATGATGTCACCTTGAAATCTATTAATTCTGGAGCGATGTACACGAGTCTTGCTAATGGTGAAGCCGATGCATCCGTTTGCATATGGCTGCCGCACACAGATGCAAAATATTGGAATCAATATAAAGATAAGCTTGTTCATCTGGGTCCAAACATTGAGGGAGCACCACTCGGTCTTGCAGTCCCCACATATATGGAGGACATTAACTCCATCAAGGATTTGGCCAAAAACACAAATTCAATCGGCGAAAAATTAGATTGGACCATCACCGGAATTGAACCTGGAGCCGGACAAATGACGGTAACAAAAAACGAAGTTATGCCAAAATACGGACTGGATAAATGGGAATTGCAATCCAGTTCTTCACCTGCAATGGCTTCAGCATTGAGTCAAGCCATTGAGGATAAAAAACCAATAGTTGTGACACTCTGGTCACCTCATTGGGCATTCTCAAAATTTGATTTAAAATATTTAAAAGATCCGAAAAACCTTTATGGAGACCCTGACAACATCAATACCATTGTTCGGAAAGGCCTAAAAGACGATGCTCCAGCAGCCTACAAAATTCTTAATCAATTTAAGTGGTCAAAAGACCAAATCGGTAAAGTGATGGTCATGATCAATAACGGTATGGATCCTGCCAAGGCGGCGAAAAAATGGGTTAATCATCACCAAGATATGGTCAACAAATGGACAAAAGGTGTTAAATAA